A stretch of DNA from Luteolibacter sp. Y139:
CGCAACCGTCGAGTCGGCCATCGACTGGAATTTCGTTCTCTAACATCAAGGCATCCGCAACCCAACATCTACCACCCAAGATCATGAAACTTCACAACGCCATGTGGCCCGGCCTGGTCGGGAAGGAACCCGGCACCGACCATCCGCCGATCTCGCTCGAGCGCATGCTCGAAATGACCGCCGCCGCCTCCGTCAATGGCCGCAAGTACGATGGCGTGGACCTGTTCCTGTTTCACCCGCACACCGACCCCGACGCTTCCGACGACGCGATCAAGGTGATGGCCGACCAGATCGCGGCGCACGGCCTGAAGGTCGGCTCGCTGGTGGCCCCGGTCTGGCCGGGCACCGTCGGCGGACCGGCTTTCGGCTCGGCTGATGATCGCAAGAACTTCGTTCTCGCCGTCGAGAAGGCCTGCCGCATCGCCGATATCCTGAAGGCTCACGGCGTGCGCGAATACGGACTGATCCGCATCGACTCCGCCGGTGGCGTGCACGATTGGGCAGAGGATCCTGTGGGCAATACCAAGAAGATCGCCGAGACTTGGCGTGAAGCGGGCAAGATCGCTGCGCAACACGGCGAGCGTCTCGCTGCCGAAGGTGAGATCTGTTGGGGTGGCATGCACTCGTGGAAGGCGATGATCGACACGCTGGAAGCGACCGGCATGCCGGAGACCGTTGGCTTCCAAGCCGACCTCGCCCACACCTACCTCTACCTCATGGGCTACAATGCTCCCGAGGCAGCCCTGCTCAAGGAAGGCTACACCGACGAGGAATTCTGGCCCGCCTACAAGACTCTCACCGATGCGTTGCGCCCATGGACCATCGACTTCCACGTCGCTCAGAACGATGGTTCCGTTCACGGCACCGGCAGCCACGACAAGACCGGCCGCCACTGCCGCGCCGATGATCCGAATGGCAAGCTGGACATCGCCAAGTGCTCCACCTTCTGGCTGCAGGACGCCGCCGCCCGAGGGATGAAGCACATCTGTTGGGACGGTTGCATGTTCTCCAACGAGATCCTCGAGGACGCCCGCACCTGGGAGACCATCCTCGGCAAGATGATCGAAGTCGACGAGGCGCTCTGAAGCGGCGGCCACTCCATTCACCATTCTTCAGGATCCATCTACCATGGCTGCCCCGACTTCAATTCTTGCGGAAAAACTGCACGAATATCCTCATCACGATGTCATCGACGGAGGATCGGATTCGATTCTCGATGACTGCCTCAATCAAAACGACGGGGTGCTGCAGCTTCTGCACCGCTACGCCGGCCGGACATTCTGCACACCGGGCAAACGTCTTCGCCTCGACGAGAAATCCTACTATCCGGACTACATGGGCGGAACCGGCCTCGATGAAGTCTGGATGTGCTGCACCGTGCCCATTGTGACCGGCGTCATCGATACCCGCACGGGAAAGGCGCCGTTCCGTGAAGGAGAAGCCCACGTTCTCACTCCGGGTGGGCAAGTCATCTCGCTCCAGGATCTGATCGAGACCAATCCTGAAGCTGTCATGGGAGAAAAGCTCGTGGCGGTTTCCCAATCCCTGTTCGGCAAGGTCACCTGGCCGATCGTGTCCAAGAAGTTCGACAACCTGAACCCCATTCCCCATCACCTTCACTGGTCGAAGTGGGAGGTTTACGATATCAATTCCTTCGATAACCCCGGAGTCAGCCCGTCGCACTACCACACCACGGCCATGGGGCTGTATCCGTTCGTCACCAAGGACCAGTTCCTTGCCTGCATGCAGCGTTGGGGTCAGGGCGAATACAACGGCGTGCGGCACTTGTCGTCGCACACGATGATGAAACTGGATGACGGCTTCGTGATGCCGAATGGCGTGCTGCACTCACCGACGGACCTTTGCACGCACGAGCTTCACGTCACGATGGACGAGCATTTCCTGGCCGAGGACCTGACGCTTGACGGAAGGATCGGAGCGGCCGATGCGTTCTACGCCTGCCGGGAAGAGGACTATCCGAAGGACCGGCACGAAGACTGGGAATACCTGGTGGACAAGTTCGACTTCGAGGCGAACCAGGATCCCGACTTCGTTCAGAAGAATTCGCGTCCGGCCATCACTGCCAAGGAATTTGCCGGCGACGGAGTGGAGGCACGGTGGATTGTTTACGGTGATTTCCTCGGTGACCAGAAGTGTTCCATTCTCCGTCTCACCCTTGCACCCGGAGCCAGGACGAGTTTCCGCCCGGAAAGCCCCGCGCTGTTCCACACGAACGGCGGACGCGGCCGGGTCGGAAAACTCGAAGTGCGCTATCACCAGGACATGAAGCTCGGCGAAATCTATCCCGAGATCGGATTCA
This window harbors:
- a CDS encoding sugar phosphate isomerase/epimerase family protein gives rise to the protein MKLHNAMWPGLVGKEPGTDHPPISLERMLEMTAAASVNGRKYDGVDLFLFHPHTDPDASDDAIKVMADQIAAHGLKVGSLVAPVWPGTVGGPAFGSADDRKNFVLAVEKACRIADILKAHGVREYGLIRIDSAGGVHDWAEDPVGNTKKIAETWREAGKIAAQHGERLAAEGEICWGGMHSWKAMIDTLEATGMPETVGFQADLAHTYLYLMGYNAPEAALLKEGYTDEEFWPAYKTLTDALRPWTIDFHVAQNDGSVHGTGSHDKTGRHCRADDPNGKLDIAKCSTFWLQDAAARGMKHICWDGCMFSNEILEDARTWETILGKMIEVDEAL